The DNA window AAGTATTACTACTCGCGTTATTACGGCTACCAGTACAAGAGCTACTACGGCCAGGCGACCGCCGGTTAGCCACCTTCGCGTCAGGGTGACGGCGCTGACGGTTTCAGCGCTGCTCGCGTGGGCGCTGTTCGCCTTCGGAGGGACCTACCTGTGGGGCGCAGCCGCGACCGCTGCGGGTGCGGCGATGCTCCTGGTGGTCTCCCGCCGCGCGGTGCGTCCCGCCCCCGACCTTCGCGCGCTGAACGTGTTGCTGCTCGCGGCGCTTGCCGTGGCCGCGTTCCAGACGGTGCGGCTGCCATCCGCCGTCGTACGCGTGCTCTCGCCGCAGCGCGAAGCGTTTGCCGCCGTCACCTCGCTCGAAGGCGCGAGCGGCGCGCTTCCCCTCTCGATCGCACCGGCGGACTCGTTTCAGGCGCTGATCGTGTTCGGCAGCGCGGTGGCCGTGTTCTGGTCGGCGCTGGGCGTGTTCCAGTTCGGCGGCATCAGGACGGTCGCGCGCAGCGTCGCGTTCCTCGGCCTCGCCGCCGCCGTGCTGGGCATCCTGCAGGACGCCTCGCGAACGCGCCTGATCTACTGGTGGTGGCCGCCGCTCTCTGAAGGCCCTCCCGGGTTTGGTCCCTTCATCAATCGCAACCACTATGCGGCGTGGACGGTGATGGCGCTCGCGCTCTCGGTGGGATATCTTGCCGCGCGGACCCATGCCCGCGACGAGATGGACCGGTTCCGCTCGTTCAGCGCGCGGCTGCGGCGGCGACTCGACCTGCGCACGGTCTGGCTGCTGCTGGCGATCGCCGCCATGATCCTCGGAGCGGTTCTGAGCCTGTCGCGGTCGGGCATGGCGGGAGGCGTCGCGGCGATCGTCGCCGCCCGCATGGTGGTGGCGGTGCGGCGTCACCCGTGGCGGCGCTGGTCCTGGATTGGCGCGGCCAGTGTTCTGGTGCTGGCGATCGTCTGGACCGGCCCGTCTGCACTGATGAACCGCTGGCAGGCGGTGGACATCGGACAGGAAGGCCGTTCGATCATCTGGCGGGACACCCGGCCGATCGTGCGAGACTTCTGGCTGACCGGGACTGGAGTGGGCACGTACGGCGCAGCCATGACCGTCTACCAGCGGTCGGATAGAGACTCTGTGCATTTCAACCAGGCGCACAATCACTACCTGCAGGTGCTCGTCGAGGGAGGCGTGCTCCTGTGGGCGCTCTGCGCCGCCGCGGCCTTCGTGTTCGTCCGCGCGGCGCGGCAGCGGCTGCACGGCGACCACACGGGGATGCTGTGGCTCCGCGTCGGCGCTGCCGCGGGGCTGGCCGGGCTCGCCGTCAGCAGCCTCTGGGAGACGGCCGCGCGGATGCCAGCCAACGCCTTGCTCGCCGCCGTTGCAGCGGCCATCGTGCTCCACGACGCCCACGCACCCAGGCCGTCCACTCCTGACCACGAGGATCGATAGGTGCCTTTGCGCGTCGGCATCGACATGGACGGCGTCATCGCGGACTTCCGGAGCGCATTCCGCGACGCGGCGGGTGCCCTCGCGAGCGAAATCGGCGACGCCAGCGAGACGACGCCCGGGCCCCTGACCGAGACGGAAATCAGGCGGGCCTGGAAGTCAGTCAGCGCGCGGCCGAACTGGTGGATCGGGTTGCGGGCCTTCGAGCCCCGGCAGATCGGCCGGTTGTACGCGCTCGCCAGGCAATGGAAGTGGGAGGTGTTCTTCCTCACCAAGCGGCCGGCCACCGAGGGTGATTCGGTGCAGGTCCAGAGCCAGTGGTGGCTCGAGCAGCATGGGTTCTTCCTGCCGAGCGTGCTGACGGTGCCTGGCTCCCGCGGCGAGATCGCCAACGCGCTGCGCCTCGACATCGTGGTCGACGATCAGTTCGTGAATTGCGTGGAAGTGATCAGCGCGTCGCCGTCAAAGGCGCTGCTGATGTCGCGGGACCCGCACGCGCGCGCGGAACGCGCGCACGCGCTCGATCGAGGGATTGGCGTGGTGGCGACCCTCGAGGAGGCGATCGATGTCCTCGAGCAGCTGCATGAAGTGGTCCCGGCTCGGCGGGGTAAGTTGCTGCGGCTGGTCGACTGGTTTTCCAGGCCGACAGCGGACGCGGCGCCACTGCCGCTCAATCCGCGGCAGGACCGGGCCGTGCCGGACCCCCCGAAGCCGCCGGAAGAATCCGCGTAGGCACCCGGAACCACCCGCGCGCGCCCCCGGCCGCGCGACGCACGTACGCCCACGCCAGCCGCGCCCCCGTCACGCCGTAGCGATCCTGCATGTAGGCGACGTCGGGCACCAGGTGCTGAGACAGAACGGCCATGCGCGTGCGCCATTCGCGAATCGAGGCCACTTCGAGCCAGAGCCGCCGCGCGGGGCTGTGCGGCACCGCAAAGTGCCGCGTGATCCCCTCGTGACGGGCCCCCTCCTCCAGGGAGGCGACGGCGGGCGGCGGCAGCGGCGTCTCGAAGAAGCGGGCGGCGGCATCCAGCACCTCACGCGCGATCGCACAGGCGCCGCCGTCCCGCGCCCGCGACGTGAAGTCGTGCCATTCCTGCGGCGCCAGCGACCGCGCGAGGCGATCCACATCGGCGAGCCAGATGAGATTCGCTTCGCACACGTGGTGGACCACGAGGTGGGTGGCCGCCAGGAGCAGCCCGTCGGCGGCGCACAGCCCCCGCGCGCCGCTCGCGAGCGTGTCGATGGGGATGCTGCGCGCCCACGCTTCGTCGAACGGCAGCAGCGATCGAAACGGGTGCGGGTTGAGGGCGTGCCAGTGCACGTCGATCTGGTGCGCCGCGCCAGGGGGGCCGGTGCGCGTCAATTGCACCTGCGCGAGAATGGCGTCCCCTCGCACGTGCGGCAGCACGCCGTACCCCACGCGCGTGAGCGCGGCAACCGCGCGCTGGCGCGACTGCGGGTGAATGAGCAGATCGATATCGCCCCGGGGCCGGAGATGCGGCGCCGGGTAGTAGGCCCTCGCGACGTGCTCCCCCTTGAGGACCATCGTGCGAACCCCGGCGGAGGCCAGCGCGTCAAGAACGCGGCGCGCCTCGGCGCGATGCAGCTCGTCGCGGACGACGGCGTCCCTCAGGCGGCGGGACAGCCACGCCCGCTCTGCCGGATCGCCGGCCGCGTCGCCACGAAGCGCGGCGTCGGCCAGCAGCGGCATGAGCCCGTGCAGCTCCGCGTGTTCGCGATGCCGGCAGACGCGCGACACCGTCAGCACGCCGTTGCGCATGGCCGACAGCACGGGCTCGAGCGCGAGCGCGCCCTCGTCGAAGTTCATTTCGGCCGGCAGATGAACCACACCTGGCTATTGAGCTGCGCACGCAGCCACGGCATCGGCGAGTACCGACATCCCTGGATGTCGAAGGTCTGCGCCACTTCGTGCGCCATCGTACGCCAGTTGAAGCCCTTGTGCCCGTGGTACCGGTACGGCGTCGTGCTGTCGCCGCTCGACACGTAGACCGGCCGCGGGATCGATGCGCTGGATCCGGCACACGTCATTCGCATCAGTTCCCCCCACGTGTACCGCTCGGTGAAACGGTAATCGCCGATGCGCCGCCAGCCGGCCACTCGCCGCGCCATCTGCTTCGCAGGAAGGGACAGGCCGGTTTCGATGGGCACGCTGATGATGACCCGTCCATGCGGCGCGACGAGGCGCCGCAGTCGATCGAGCACTCGGACGCGCTCCGGGTCGACGCAGTGTTCGAGGACTTCGAGGCAGGTGACCACGTCGTACGCTCCGGCGTGGCGCGGATCGGCCTCGACGAGGGACTGCGGAAGGAAGGCGACGGAGGTCAGGCTCCGGAAGCGGGACGCGCAGTCGGCGAGTTGGGCCGCGTCCACATCGGTGCCGATCGCCTGCGCGAACCGATCGTGCACCATCGCCACGAACGTGCCGTCGCCGCAGCCGTAATCGAGGATCCGGGCGCCGGCGAAGGGGCTCACGAGCGCCTGCGCCAGGCGGAAGCGGCTGCCATGGCTCCACGCCACGAGGCGGCTGCGCGAGAAGATCTGCTTTCTGGCGTAGGCGCCGCCCGACAGGATGTCAGGTCCAGATGGCGCTGAGGAGGATTTTTCTGAAGCCCGCATGCTTGAGCAGCGCGAGGACCGCCGTGCGATGCCAGTTGAAATCGGCGGTCTGTCGCAGCAACGGCACCAGGCCGTCGACCGACGCCAGCTCGACGACGGCGTCAATGGCGCGGTCGTTCAGGCGGCTGACGAGCGTCCGGAACGCGAGGCCGGCACGGATTTCCGGCCCGAGCCGCGCGCGCCACCGCGACTCGTACTCCCGGAGGCTGGCCTCCTCGAGCGCATCTTCGCGCAACCCGCGGTCGAGCACCGCGGCCGCGATCTGGCCGCTGAGAAGCGAGTAGTAGATGCCGCCGCCGGTGGTGGGCTTCACCAGGCCCGCCGCGTCGCCGACCGCCACGATCCGATCGGTATAGGTCTTCGACACCGGCGCAAGCGGCAGCACCTTGAGACGCGGGCGCGGGACGTCGCCGGCGTAGCCGTACTCCCGAGCCAGCGCGGAGGCGAGCGTCTCGAAGCGGTTCAACGCCCGCGTCCGGCACATGAGCCCGATGCGGGCGTACGGCGCGCCGCGCCGCTCGAATGGCACGAGCCAGCCGAAGCCGTCGGGCGCGACCTCGTGGCCGAGAAACACCTGCACGTCCTGCACGGCGGGGAACGGCAGCTCGAGCTGCGCGCTCTGCATGAACAGCCGCGGCACGCCGAGGCCGAGCGTCCGGTTGAACCGGTAGCTGGCGCCGCAGGCCAGCACGCACGCACGCGCGGCAACGGTACGCCCGTCGGCGGCCGTCGCGCGCACGCCGCCGACGGCGTGCGAGATCGACGTGACGCGAACACCGGTGTCGATCCGGACACCGGCCGCGGCCGCCTCGCCCGCGAGCGCCGCGTCGAACGAGGCGCGATCGACGACCGTCGCCCTGATCCGGTCGCTCTCCACGAGAACCGACCGTCCGGTCGACGCGTGGAACCGCGCGGCCTGCAGGGTGCGCAGGATGCTCGCGCGCGGCAGGTCCAGCTCCCCAAACACGTCGGCGCCGAGCAGCCCGGTGCAGTGGACCGGCACGCCAACCGCCGGGTGTTCCTCGCAGAGGCGCACGCGGTGCCCCGCGCGCGCGAGGTCGCGCGCCGCCACGAGACCCGCGGGCCCGCCGCCCACCACGAAAACGTCCAGCACGTCGTCAGCCATCGAGCTAGAATTTCTGTCCGCGCGCCTCCCACGTGCCC is part of the Acidobacteriota bacterium genome and encodes:
- a CDS encoding O-antigen ligase family protein, encoding MTALTVSALLAWALFAFGGTYLWGAAATAAGAAMLLVVSRRAVRPAPDLRALNVLLLAALAVAAFQTVRLPSAVVRVLSPQREAFAAVTSLEGASGALPLSIAPADSFQALIVFGSAVAVFWSALGVFQFGGIRTVARSVAFLGLAAAVLGILQDASRTRLIYWWWPPLSEGPPGFGPFINRNHYAAWTVMALALSVGYLAARTHARDEMDRFRSFSARLRRRLDLRTVWLLLAIAAMILGAVLSLSRSGMAGGVAAIVAARMVVAVRRHPWRRWSWIGAASVLVLAIVWTGPSALMNRWQAVDIGQEGRSIIWRDTRPIVRDFWLTGTGVGTYGAAMTVYQRSDRDSVHFNQAHNHYLQVLVEGGVLLWALCAAAAFVFVRAARQRLHGDHTGMLWLRVGAAAGLAGLAVSSLWETAARMPANALLAAVAAAIVLHDAHAPRPSTPDHEDR
- a CDS encoding nucleotidyltransferase family protein, producing the protein MVHLPAEMNFDEGALALEPVLSAMRNGVLTVSRVCRHREHAELHGLMPLLADAALRGDAAGDPAERAWLSRRLRDAVVRDELHRAEARRVLDALASAGVRTMVLKGEHVARAYYPAPHLRPRGDIDLLIHPQSRQRAVAALTRVGYGVLPHVRGDAILAQVQLTRTGPPGAAHQIDVHWHALNPHPFRSLLPFDEAWARSIPIDTLASGARGLCAADGLLLAATHLVVHHVCEANLIWLADVDRLARSLAPQEWHDFTSRARDGGACAIAREVLDAAARFFETPLPPPAVASLEEGARHEGITRHFAVPHSPARRLWLEVASIREWRTRMAVLSQHLVPDVAYMQDRYGVTGARLAWAYVRRAAGGARGWFRVPTRILPAASGGPARPGPAAD
- a CDS encoding methyltransferase domain-containing protein, with the protein product MAWSHGSRFRLAQALVSPFAGARILDYGCGDGTFVAMVHDRFAQAIGTDVDAAQLADCASRFRSLTSVAFLPQSLVEADPRHAGAYDVVTCLEVLEHCVDPERVRVLDRLRRLVAPHGRVIISVPIETGLSLPAKQMARRVAGWRRIGDYRFTERYTWGELMRMTCAGSSASIPRPVYVSSGDSTTPYRYHGHKGFNWRTMAHEVAQTFDIQGCRYSPMPWLRAQLNSQVWFICRPK
- a CDS encoding NAD(P)/FAD-dependent oxidoreductase; the encoded protein is MLDVFVVGGGPAGLVAARDLARAGHRVRLCEEHPAVGVPVHCTGLLGADVFGELDLPRASILRTLQAARFHASTGRSVLVESDRIRATVVDRASFDAALAGEAAAAGVRIDTGVRVTSISHAVGGVRATAADGRTVAARACVLACGASYRFNRTLGLGVPRLFMQSAQLELPFPAVQDVQVFLGHEVAPDGFGWLVPFERRGAPYARIGLMCRTRALNRFETLASALAREYGYAGDVPRPRLKVLPLAPVSKTYTDRIVAVGDAAGLVKPTTGGGIYYSLLSGQIAAAVLDRGLREDALEEASLREYESRWRARLGPEIRAGLAFRTLVSRLNDRAIDAVVELASVDGLVPLLRQTADFNWHRTAVLALLKHAGFRKILLSAIWT